The sequence below is a genomic window from Amycolatopsis sulphurea.
TGCCGCCGCGACGCAGTACAGCGTCCATCCGTGCCAGTAGTTCGTGCAGCCGTACAGGCTTGGCCAGGTAGTCGTCCGCGCCGAGCCGAAGCGCGCGTACGACGGAGCGCTCGTCTGCGCGCGCGGTGAGCACTATGACCGGCACCGTCGACACCTGACGAATCTTGCGCAGTACGTCCAGCCCACCGAGATCGGGCAACCCGAGATCGAGCAACAACACGTCGGCGTCGTGATGCCGGTGAAGTGCGTCGACGCCCCGGCCGACTGCGGTGACGGCGTGGCCGTGCGTGTGCAGTGTCTCGGCGAGCGCCTGGGCGACACCGGTGTCGTCCTCGACGAGCAGCACGCGCACGGCCGTCCTCCCCAGCTAGTTCTCGGCCTAGTCCTCGTTCTGGTCCTCGTCGCGTTCGAGAGCAGAGGAACGCGACGTTTCCCGCATTGTTGCGTACACGACAAGGGACACCAGGACACATCCGGCGACGTACCAGAAGAACAGCGACTCGTGACCCGCCTTCTTCAGCGCTTGCGCGATGAGTTCGGCAGTGCCGCCGAAGATGGCGACAGTGAGCGCGTATGGCAGCCCCACGCCGAGCGCGCGGATACGCGTCGGGAACAGCTCCGCCTTCACGATGGCGTTGATCGACGTGTACCCGGTGACGATGACCAAGGCGGCCATCAGCAGCAGGAACGCGAGCACCGGCTGCTTGGTGTGCGCCATAACGGTCATGATCGGCACGGTCAGCACAGTGCCCGCGATGCCGAAGAACAGCAGCAGCTTGCGCCGTCCGATGCGGTCGGACAGACGCCCGGCGAGCGGCTGCAGGATCGCGAACAGCAGCAGCGCGATGAAGAGGATCACCGTCACAGTGCGTCGGGGGATGC
It includes:
- a CDS encoding response regulator transcription factor → MRVLLVEDDTGVAQALAETLHTHGHAVTAVGRGVDALHRHHDADVLLLDLGLPDLGGLDVLRKIRQVSTVPVIVLTARADERSVVRALRLGADDYLAKPVRLHELLARMDAVLRRGGSRGEAAADRVVRLEDVEIDLGGRRVLVDGRDAGLTTKEYEVLAVLAVRPGTAVSRQQLMDEVWGDAYLAVSRSLDVHMTQLRAKLDRPGLLTTIRGFGYRLGRD